Proteins encoded within one genomic window of Tidjanibacter massiliensis:
- a CDS encoding tetratricopeptide repeat protein: MRKFIGAILFLFCMFADNAGAQVNKQYFVWVGRDMVMDSRYREAIETLNILLRADPDAYEGYFWRGIAKYHLDDLLGAERDFTLTLAKNPVYTNAYQFRALTRSRLGNYDDAMKDFDEAIELRPDYPAPYYSRGVTNILTGRYREAVDDFNMYMRFNQRDADAYANRGTAYLHLQDTVAAYEDFGRAIRTNREYPRGYLERGSLYMEQGRYDEALADFDTAVRCDTSYIPAYFSRAMAYYRKHNLQAALADFDRVLELDPTSSVTYFNRALVRTETGDYNRALEDYDQVAAYSPGNVIVYYNRAGLRFRLGELQGALEDYDRAIELYPDFANAYLGRASVKYLLRDSEGAERDRSVAERKIAEYRARLEGESEVSFADTSRQFDKLLSFDTQLSDGPVRNTATGTNERITLRPSYGFTLRSDAEPGRGLILHPGEAEAEEFIASLGDASVVFGCEGSDMAAAALVRKDEAVSADIAANGSRWQAYFMRGMTQALLKQYTNAVGALSTAITLSPRNPFLYIARSAVQAEMTDFISSMNNGYSRISPESDRSARMRDAARTYDYDEAISDLNKAAKLNPNLPCIYYNRGNLFALSGRFPEAFEEYSHAIALDPGLAEAYFNRGLVQIYMKDTRKGLLDISKAGELGIGEAYDLLRLYSAAGMPNDTDN; encoded by the coding sequence ATGCGTAAATTCATTGGGGCCATACTATTCCTTTTCTGCATGTTCGCAGACAACGCCGGAGCGCAGGTCAACAAACAGTATTTCGTGTGGGTAGGCCGCGACATGGTTATGGACAGCCGCTACCGGGAAGCGATAGAGACGCTCAACATTCTGCTGCGCGCCGACCCGGACGCCTACGAAGGTTACTTCTGGCGCGGTATCGCGAAGTATCACCTAGACGACCTGCTGGGCGCCGAACGGGATTTCACCCTGACACTCGCAAAAAATCCGGTTTACACCAACGCCTACCAATTCCGTGCACTCACCCGTTCGCGGCTCGGCAACTACGACGACGCGATGAAAGACTTCGACGAAGCCATCGAACTGCGTCCCGATTATCCGGCCCCCTATTACAGCCGGGGCGTCACGAACATTCTCACGGGGCGCTACCGCGAAGCCGTCGATGACTTCAACATGTACATGCGCTTCAACCAGCGCGACGCCGACGCCTACGCCAACCGGGGCACAGCGTACCTCCACCTGCAGGATACGGTCGCCGCATACGAGGACTTCGGCAGGGCCATCCGCACCAATCGGGAGTATCCGCGCGGTTACCTCGAACGCGGTTCGCTCTACATGGAGCAGGGCAGGTACGACGAAGCGCTCGCCGATTTCGATACGGCCGTACGGTGCGACACGTCGTACATACCGGCCTACTTCAGCCGGGCCATGGCCTATTACAGGAAGCACAACCTGCAGGCCGCACTCGCCGATTTCGACCGGGTACTGGAGCTCGACCCGACCAGTTCGGTAACCTACTTCAACCGGGCGCTGGTGCGCACCGAAACGGGTGACTACAACCGGGCCCTGGAGGATTACGACCAGGTAGCCGCCTACTCGCCGGGCAACGTCATCGTCTACTACAACCGGGCCGGCCTCCGCTTCAGACTCGGCGAATTGCAGGGGGCGCTGGAAGACTACGACCGCGCCATCGAACTCTATCCCGACTTCGCCAACGCCTACCTCGGCCGGGCTTCGGTCAAATACCTGCTCCGTGACAGCGAAGGCGCCGAACGGGACCGCAGTGTCGCCGAACGCAAAATCGCCGAATACCGGGCACGGCTCGAAGGGGAAAGCGAAGTCTCCTTTGCCGACACCTCCCGGCAATTCGACAAACTGCTGTCGTTCGACACGCAGCTCTCCGACGGACCGGTACGCAATACGGCAACGGGAACGAACGAGCGAATAACGCTGCGCCCCTCCTACGGCTTCACCCTCCGTTCGGATGCGGAGCCAGGCCGGGGCCTCATCCTGCACCCCGGAGAGGCCGAGGCGGAAGAGTTCATCGCTTCGCTGGGCGACGCATCGGTCGTCTTCGGATGCGAAGGAAGCGACATGGCGGCCGCCGCCCTCGTCAGGAAGGACGAGGCCGTCTCGGCGGACATCGCCGCCAACGGCAGCCGCTGGCAGGCCTATTTCATGCGGGGCATGACACAGGCGCTGCTGAAACAGTACACCAACGCGGTCGGAGCCCTTTCGACTGCCATCACGCTCTCTCCGCGCAACCCGTTCCTCTACATCGCCCGCAGCGCCGTACAGGCCGAAATGACGGATTTCATCTCCTCCATGAACAACGGTTATTCGCGCATTTCGCCCGAAAGCGACCGTTCGGCCAGGATGCGCGACGCGGCACGGACGTACGACTACGACGAAGCCATCTCCGACCTGAACAAGGCGGCCAAACTCAATCCGAACCTCCCCTGCATCTACTACAACCGGGGCAATCTGTTCGCCCTGTCGGGACGCTTCCCGGAGGCATTCGAGGAGTATTCGCACGCCATCGCCCTCGACCCGGGCCTCGCCGAAGCCTATTTCAACAGGGGCTTGGTACAGATATACATGAAGGATACCCGCAAGGGGCTGCTCGACATCAGCAAGGCGGGCGAACTCGGCATCGGCGAAGCCTACGACCTGCTCCGGCTCTACTCGGCCGCCGGCATGCCGAACGACACGGACAACTGA
- a CDS encoding GNAT family N-acetyltransferase, whose translation MSHDIRTERLHLRPFAEQDAKALLDILGDTEVNTFLPMFPLKHLEEAEAYLHKKLAALRSGESLLYDAVCMKGSDVPVGYVHVSGAGSHDLGYGLRKAFWHRGLCTEACQAIIDRLRRDGLPYVTATHDVNNPRSGNVMQAIGMKYRYSYRELWLPKNIPVVFRMYQLNLDGQEERIYDEYRNKYPHFIEEL comes from the coding sequence ATGTCCCATGACATAAGAACGGAACGGCTGCACCTGCGGCCGTTTGCCGAACAGGATGCGAAAGCCCTGCTGGACATTCTGGGCGACACCGAAGTGAATACATTCCTGCCCATGTTTCCGCTGAAGCATTTGGAAGAGGCCGAGGCATACCTGCACAAGAAACTTGCAGCACTGCGTTCCGGCGAATCGCTTTTATACGATGCCGTCTGCATGAAAGGCAGCGATGTACCCGTCGGTTATGTCCACGTAAGCGGCGCCGGCAGCCACGACCTGGGGTACGGACTCCGAAAAGCATTCTGGCACCGGGGCCTGTGTACGGAAGCCTGCCAGGCCATCATCGACCGGCTTCGGCGAGATGGTCTCCCTTATGTTACGGCGACGCACGACGTGAACAACCCGAGAAGCGGAAACGTGATGCAGGCCATAGGTATGAAATACCGTTACTCCTACCGGGAGCTCTGGCTGCCCAAAAACATCCCGGTCGTCTTTCGCATGTATCAACTCAACCTCGACGGACAGGAAGAACGGATTTATGACGAATACCGGAACAAATATCCGCATTTCATAGAGGAACTCTGA
- the rnr gene encoding ribonuclease R, which translates to MSKKKTEGGPKGTPKRRGADRSAVIAELFRSFPGKQYTIKNLAAASGGNDKEGRYRTKEIVDAMVKEGVVVEALPGKYRLSTSQMPSYEGVVDLVPSGAAYVKVEGFDKDVYIDGRNTNHALQDDVVKLVVIRRKRNGDPEGEITEIVKRADRQYVGRVELTRNHAFVRVDSRKMPYDIFVYTKGMELHDGDKVVVKIKEWPADTKSPTGEIIDVLGPAGDNDTEMHAILAEFNLPYKYPEEVEKAADAIPELIPAEEIARRRDFRGVTTFTIDPADAKDFDDALSIRPVGENRWEVGVHIADVTYYVQEESIIEAEGRERATSVYLVDRTIPMLPEKLSNYLCSLRPDEEKLCFSAVFEMDADLNITNEWLGRTVIRSDRRFTYEEAQRIIETGEGDFREEVLTLNMLAQKMRAERFRNGAITFGREEAKFTLDEQGKPTGVYFKVQKEANQLIEEFMLLANRKVAEFVGKKRGKGANAERTFVYRVHDKPDPDKLERFSNFILKFGYYFKPDAKGKEISREINRLLKEIKGKSEENVISTLAIRSMAKAYYSTDNIGHYGLAFPYYTHFTSPIRRYPDMMVHRLLARYLAGGKSPDVAFYNEQCEHSSDMEVVAAEAERTSVKYKMVEFMEDKIGQEFDGVISGVTEWGVYVELDDTHIEGMVSTRDITDDVYSFDEENYALRGHRTGRTLTLGENVRIRVKNADLARKLLDFELVGTIEFGTGRLHPMGQAAAGKQGGAPDRQPGKSRGRHRR; encoded by the coding sequence ATGTCTAAGAAGAAGACTGAAGGGGGGCCGAAGGGGACCCCGAAGAGGCGTGGCGCCGACCGCAGCGCCGTCATAGCGGAACTGTTCCGCTCGTTTCCGGGCAAGCAGTACACGATAAAGAACCTTGCTGCGGCCAGCGGCGGAAACGACAAGGAGGGGCGTTACCGCACCAAAGAGATTGTGGACGCCATGGTAAAGGAGGGAGTGGTTGTGGAAGCCCTCCCCGGGAAATACAGGCTGAGCACCTCGCAGATGCCTTCCTACGAAGGGGTCGTGGACCTCGTACCTTCCGGAGCCGCATACGTTAAAGTAGAGGGCTTTGATAAGGATGTCTATATCGACGGGCGCAATACGAATCATGCGCTGCAGGACGACGTGGTGAAACTGGTCGTCATCCGCCGCAAGCGCAACGGCGACCCGGAAGGAGAGATAACCGAAATCGTGAAGCGGGCCGACAGGCAGTACGTGGGCCGGGTGGAACTTACCCGCAACCACGCCTTCGTGCGGGTGGATTCGCGCAAGATGCCCTATGACATATTCGTCTATACCAAAGGGATGGAACTCCACGACGGAGACAAGGTCGTGGTGAAGATAAAGGAGTGGCCGGCAGACACCAAGTCGCCTACGGGCGAAATCATCGACGTGCTCGGTCCGGCGGGCGACAACGATACCGAAATGCATGCCATCCTCGCCGAATTCAACCTGCCCTATAAATATCCGGAGGAGGTAGAGAAGGCGGCCGATGCCATTCCGGAGCTGATACCGGCCGAAGAGATAGCCCGGCGGCGCGATTTCCGCGGAGTGACGACCTTTACCATCGACCCGGCCGATGCCAAGGATTTCGACGATGCGCTCTCGATACGTCCTGTAGGGGAGAACCGGTGGGAAGTGGGCGTACACATTGCCGATGTCACCTATTATGTGCAGGAAGAGAGCATCATAGAAGCCGAAGGCCGTGAGCGCGCCACTTCGGTCTATCTGGTGGACCGTACGATACCGATGTTGCCGGAGAAACTCTCCAATTACCTCTGTTCGCTGAGGCCCGATGAGGAGAAACTCTGTTTCTCGGCCGTGTTCGAGATGGATGCCGACCTGAATATCACGAACGAATGGCTGGGCCGTACCGTCATCCGTTCCGACAGGCGCTTTACCTACGAGGAGGCGCAGCGCATTATCGAAACCGGCGAGGGGGATTTCAGGGAGGAGGTGCTCACGCTGAACATGCTTGCCCAGAAGATGCGTGCGGAGCGTTTCCGCAACGGCGCCATCACGTTCGGCCGCGAGGAGGCGAAGTTTACCCTCGACGAGCAAGGCAAACCCACAGGCGTCTATTTCAAAGTACAGAAAGAGGCCAACCAGCTTATCGAGGAGTTCATGCTGCTGGCCAACCGCAAGGTGGCCGAGTTTGTGGGGAAAAAACGAGGCAAGGGTGCCAATGCGGAGCGGACGTTCGTCTACCGCGTGCACGACAAGCCCGACCCCGACAAGCTGGAGCGTTTCAGCAACTTCATCCTCAAGTTCGGCTACTATTTCAAACCGGACGCCAAGGGAAAGGAGATTTCGCGCGAGATTAACAGGCTGCTCAAGGAGATAAAGGGCAAAAGCGAAGAGAATGTCATCTCGACGCTCGCCATCCGCTCCATGGCGAAAGCCTACTATTCGACCGACAACATCGGACACTACGGACTCGCGTTTCCTTACTATACCCATTTCACCTCGCCCATCCGCCGTTATCCGGACATGATGGTACACCGGCTGCTCGCCCGTTACCTTGCCGGCGGCAAGTCGCCCGACGTGGCGTTTTACAACGAGCAGTGCGAACACTCCTCCGATATGGAGGTGGTGGCTGCCGAGGCGGAGCGTACATCGGTGAAGTATAAGATGGTGGAGTTCATGGAGGACAAGATTGGACAGGAGTTCGACGGCGTCATATCAGGCGTTACCGAGTGGGGCGTTTATGTGGAGCTCGACGATACGCATATCGAAGGCATGGTCTCCACACGGGATATAACCGACGATGTCTATTCGTTCGACGAGGAGAATTATGCCCTGCGCGGTCACCGTACCGGTCGCACCCTTACGCTAGGAGAGAATGTGCGCATTCGGGTGAAAAATGCCGATCTTGCCCGCAAACTGCTGGATTTCGAACTGGTGGGAACCATCGAGTTCGGTACCGGCAGGCTGCATCCGATGGGGCAGGCCGCGGCCGGAAAGCAGGGCGGAGCACCGGACAGGCAGCCGGGAAAGTCCAGAGGAAGGCATCGCCGCTGA
- a CDS encoding electron transfer flavoprotein subunit beta/FixA family protein, with protein MGKQLKVVVLAKQVPDTRNVGKDAMKADGTVNRAALPAIFNPEDLNALEQALTIKDMCEGSTVYILTMGPLRAADIIRDAMFRGADGGYLLTDRAFAGADTLATSYALSRALAEIKPDIIVAGRQAIDGDTAQVGPQVAEKLGLPQVTYAEQIVSIDDSRIVIKRRLEHGVETVSSPYPMLMTVNGSAPECRPQNAKRVMKYKHARTRSELQELGEDYYMQLLEAKSYLKINEWNVGDIDADPQQLGLLGSPTKVKQIENVVFQAKESRRLTASDGDINSLMVELISSHTLG; from the coding sequence ATGGGAAAACAGTTGAAAGTAGTTGTACTCGCCAAGCAGGTTCCCGACACGCGCAACGTGGGCAAGGATGCCATGAAGGCCGACGGTACGGTGAACCGTGCCGCCCTGCCGGCCATCTTCAACCCCGAAGACCTGAATGCGCTCGAACAGGCACTGACCATCAAGGACATGTGCGAAGGGAGTACGGTATATATCCTGACCATGGGGCCGCTGCGTGCTGCGGATATCATACGCGATGCCATGTTCCGCGGTGCCGACGGCGGATACCTTCTTACGGACAGGGCATTCGCCGGTGCGGATACCCTCGCCACCTCCTATGCCCTTTCGCGGGCGCTGGCCGAGATAAAGCCCGATATCATCGTGGCGGGCCGGCAGGCCATCGACGGCGATACCGCGCAGGTGGGGCCGCAGGTGGCTGAGAAACTCGGTCTTCCGCAGGTGACCTATGCGGAACAAATCGTGTCGATAGACGACAGCCGCATCGTCATCAAACGTCGTCTGGAACATGGCGTGGAGACCGTTTCGTCGCCTTATCCGATGCTGATGACGGTGAACGGTTCGGCTCCCGAATGCCGTCCCCAGAACGCGAAACGGGTGATGAAGTACAAGCATGCCCGTACCCGCAGCGAACTGCAGGAGCTCGGCGAGGATTACTACATGCAGCTCCTCGAAGCCAAGAGTTACCTGAAAATCAATGAGTGGAACGTCGGCGATATCGATGCGGACCCCCAGCAGCTCGGACTGCTCGGTTCGCCCACCAAGGTAAAACAGATAGAGAACGTGGTATTCCAGGCCAAGGAGTCGCGCAGACTGACCGCTTCGGACGGGGATATCAATTCACTGATGGTCGAACTTATTTCCAGCCACACGCTCGGATAG
- a CDS encoding acyl-CoA dehydrogenase family protein, giving the protein MGNFFLDNKDLQFHLNHPLMKKIVELREKNFADKDVYDYAPADFEDAMDSYRRVLEITGGICADVIAANAEDVDKEGPRVVDDHVVYARGTQANLDAIRKAGLGGIHLPRKYEGLNMSLICFVMANEMVARGDAGFENIWGLQDCAETINEFASEEIKQKYLPLVSRGATCAMALTEPDAGSDLQAVMLRAHYDEARGKWLLNGVKRFITNGDGDISLVLARSEEGTKDGRGLSMFVYDRRDGGVKVRRIENKLGIKGSPTCELVYTNAPAELVGDRKLGLIKYVMSLMNAARLGIGAQGTGLCEAAYREALKYANERQQFGKPIIQFPAIYEILTNMKAKLYASRAMLYETARFVEIYKCWAEIGKERPLTAEEKSEMKAYNKLADAFTPLCKMFASEYANQLAYEAIQIHGGSGYMKDYPIERIYRDARITNIYEGTTQLQVVAAIRHVTTGTFLAQMKAYEAAERPAEFKFQLDKLIAMREEYERAIARVTGGDSEQIEFHARRLVEMTGHIVLSHLLLRQAAESEEYRVPAEAYIKYAQAQNKAAAEFIANSCCGDIDLYKAVLNETLE; this is encoded by the coding sequence ATGGGAAACTTTTTTTTAGACAATAAAGACCTGCAGTTCCACCTGAATCATCCGCTGATGAAGAAAATCGTGGAGCTGCGCGAGAAGAATTTCGCCGACAAGGATGTGTACGACTATGCACCGGCGGATTTCGAGGATGCGATGGACAGCTACCGCCGCGTATTGGAGATAACGGGCGGAATATGCGCCGACGTGATAGCGGCCAATGCCGAGGATGTCGATAAGGAGGGACCGCGGGTGGTGGATGACCATGTCGTCTATGCACGCGGTACGCAGGCTAACCTCGATGCCATCCGCAAGGCCGGATTGGGCGGTATCCACCTGCCCCGCAAGTACGAAGGACTCAACATGTCGCTCATCTGCTTCGTGATGGCCAACGAGATGGTGGCCCGCGGCGATGCCGGTTTCGAGAATATCTGGGGATTGCAGGACTGCGCCGAAACCATCAACGAGTTCGCCAGCGAGGAGATAAAGCAGAAATATCTGCCGCTCGTATCACGGGGGGCTACCTGCGCCATGGCGCTTACCGAGCCCGATGCCGGTTCCGACCTGCAGGCGGTGATGCTTCGGGCGCATTACGACGAGGCCCGCGGCAAGTGGTTGCTCAACGGCGTGAAGCGGTTCATCACCAACGGCGACGGCGACATCTCGCTCGTGCTCGCCCGCTCGGAAGAGGGGACGAAGGACGGGCGCGGTCTCTCCATGTTCGTCTATGACCGCCGCGACGGCGGAGTGAAGGTGCGTCGCATCGAGAACAAGCTGGGTATCAAAGGCTCGCCTACCTGCGAGCTCGTCTATACGAACGCTCCGGCAGAGCTCGTCGGCGACCGCAAGCTCGGCCTTATCAAATACGTGATGTCCCTGATGAATGCCGCCCGTCTCGGTATCGGCGCACAGGGCACGGGGCTGTGCGAGGCCGCCTACCGCGAAGCGCTGAAGTATGCCAACGAACGCCAGCAGTTCGGCAAGCCCATCATCCAGTTCCCGGCCATTTATGAAATCCTGACGAACATGAAGGCGAAACTGTACGCATCGCGTGCGATGCTGTACGAGACGGCCCGTTTCGTCGAGATATACAAGTGCTGGGCGGAGATAGGCAAGGAACGTCCGCTGACGGCCGAGGAAAAGAGCGAGATGAAGGCCTATAACAAGCTCGCCGATGCCTTCACGCCGCTCTGCAAGATGTTCGCCAGCGAATATGCCAACCAGCTTGCCTACGAGGCCATACAGATACACGGCGGTTCGGGCTACATGAAGGACTATCCCATCGAACGGATTTACCGCGATGCCCGCATCACCAACATCTACGAAGGTACGACCCAGCTTCAGGTGGTGGCCGCCATCCGCCACGTGACGACCGGCACGTTCCTCGCGCAGATGAAGGCATACGAGGCTGCCGAGCGCCCGGCCGAGTTCAAGTTCCAGCTCGACAAGCTCATCGCCATGCGCGAGGAGTACGAACGGGCGATAGCCCGCGTAACGGGCGGCGACAGCGAACAGATAGAGTTCCATGCACGCCGGCTCGTGGAGATGACCGGGCACATCGTCCTTTCGCACCTCCTGCTCCGTCAGGCGGCCGAGAGCGAAGAGTATCGGGTGCCTGCCGAGGCGTACATCAAGTATGCCCAAGCGCAGAACAAGGCGGCGGCCGAATTCATCGCCAACTCCTGCTGCGGCGATATCGACCTCTACAAGGCGGTTCTGAACGAGACGCTGGAATAA
- a CDS encoding MFS transporter, with protein MTQTMQRKLNDSVVARWGALILIALMMFFAYMFVDVISPISSLLETQRGWSPDVYGTVVGSEYFLNVFVLFLIFAGIILDKMGVRFTGLLSAGLMIIGAGIKLYGISDYFVGGGFGWEFFNSFWPSMPGSAKVACIGFAIFGCGAEMAGVTVSRAIARWFDGKEMALAMGVEMAIARLGVTAVFFLSPRLAAIAPESVVRPVAVVGALLCIGFLTFLVFTFMDRKLDRQMGNIEEIEEDKFKVKDLGNLFGSKTFMIVAFLCVLYYSAIFPFQKFAVPMLQNTLAISSQEASDLFAWFPIGAMILTPLLGAFLDFRGKGATMLILGAILMCACHLTFALVPLTKPIAYIAIILLGVSFSLVPAALWPSVPKLVDGRYLGSGYSVIFWIQNLGLWAFPLIIGKTLQATNPGVSEQIQAGVEGVTYNYTVPMLVFASLGVLAFFLGIWLKRLDTKNHYGLELPNVKK; from the coding sequence ATGACACAGACAATGCAAAGAAAGCTCAACGACTCGGTCGTGGCAAGATGGGGGGCGCTGATACTCATCGCACTGATGATGTTCTTCGCCTACATGTTCGTGGACGTTATCTCCCCGATATCGTCCCTTTTGGAGACGCAGCGGGGGTGGTCGCCGGACGTTTACGGCACGGTCGTAGGTTCGGAGTATTTCCTCAACGTATTCGTACTTTTCCTGATATTCGCAGGCATCATCCTCGACAAGATGGGGGTGCGCTTCACGGGACTCCTCTCGGCCGGCCTGATGATAATAGGTGCCGGAATTAAGCTCTACGGTATCAGCGACTACTTCGTGGGCGGCGGTTTCGGCTGGGAATTCTTCAATTCATTCTGGCCCTCGATGCCCGGCAGCGCAAAGGTGGCATGCATCGGTTTCGCCATCTTCGGATGCGGCGCCGAAATGGCGGGCGTGACGGTTTCGCGAGCCATCGCACGCTGGTTTGACGGCAAGGAGATGGCGCTCGCCATGGGTGTGGAGATGGCCATTGCACGCCTCGGCGTGACGGCCGTCTTCTTCCTCTCGCCCCGTCTGGCCGCAATCGCACCCGAAAGCGTCGTGCGCCCGGTAGCGGTCGTAGGCGCCCTGCTCTGCATCGGCTTTCTCACCTTCCTCGTCTTCACGTTCATGGACCGGAAACTCGACCGGCAAATGGGTAACATCGAAGAGATAGAGGAGGACAAATTCAAGGTAAAAGACCTCGGCAACCTCTTCGGAAGCAAAACCTTCATGATAGTGGCATTCCTCTGCGTGCTCTACTATTCGGCCATCTTCCCCTTCCAGAAGTTCGCCGTTCCCATGCTACAGAACACGCTCGCCATCTCCAGCCAGGAGGCTTCCGACCTCTTCGCATGGTTCCCCATCGGAGCGATGATACTCACGCCGCTCCTCGGTGCATTCCTCGACTTCAGGGGCAAGGGAGCCACGATGCTCATTCTCGGCGCCATTCTGATGTGTGCATGCCACCTCACTTTCGCGCTCGTCCCGTTGACCAAGCCCATCGCCTACATCGCCATCATTCTGCTCGGCGTGTCGTTCTCGCTCGTTCCCGCCGCCCTGTGGCCTTCGGTACCCAAGCTGGTGGACGGCCGGTACCTCGGTTCGGGCTACTCGGTCATCTTCTGGATACAGAACCTCGGTCTGTGGGCCTTCCCGCTCATCATCGGCAAAACGCTCCAGGCTACCAACCCCGGTGTATCGGAACAGATACAGGCAGGCGTGGAGGGCGTAACCTACAACTATACGGTACCGATGCTTGTCTTTGCGAGTCTCGGTGTCCTCGCCTTCTTCCTCGGCATCTGGCTCAAACGGCTCGATACGAAGAACCACTACGGTTTGGAACTGCCCAACGTCAAAAAGTAA
- a CDS encoding electron transfer flavoprotein subunit alpha/FixB family protein — MNNVFVYIETEGGKVADVSLELLTKGRELADRLGCKLEALALGHELKEMDKIVGRYGADTLWLADDAELAPYRTLPHTAVVCGIFEEEKPQIALFGATPVGRDLAPRVSSTLRSGLTADCTSLVIGDHTDAKSGRSYENLLYQIRPAFGGNIIATIVNPDHRPQMATVREGVMRKEELKEPKHPEVKRVDVAKFVKESDLVVKIIDRHIEERGIDIKNAPVIVAGGYGMGSKENFAMLHELADLLGGEVGASRAAVDAGFTDHARQVGQTGVTVRPKLYIACGISGQIQHTAGMDQASIVIAINTDPEAPINKFADYVITGSALEVVPKMIKFYKQNSK, encoded by the coding sequence ATGAACAACGTATTCGTATATATTGAAACGGAAGGCGGCAAGGTGGCTGATGTCAGCCTGGAGCTGCTCACCAAAGGCCGCGAACTGGCCGACCGCCTCGGGTGTAAACTGGAAGCGCTCGCCCTCGGTCACGAACTCAAGGAGATGGATAAGATTGTCGGACGCTACGGAGCCGATACGCTCTGGCTGGCGGACGATGCGGAGCTCGCTCCGTACCGCACCCTGCCCCATACGGCGGTGGTTTGCGGTATCTTCGAAGAGGAGAAACCCCAGATAGCCCTGTTCGGTGCGACGCCGGTGGGGCGCGACCTCGCTCCGCGCGTCTCCTCCACGCTGCGCAGCGGGCTCACGGCCGACTGTACGAGCCTCGTCATAGGCGACCATACCGATGCCAAGAGCGGCCGGTCGTACGAGAACCTGCTCTATCAGATTCGTCCTGCCTTCGGCGGCAACATCATCGCCACCATCGTCAATCCCGACCATCGTCCGCAAATGGCGACCGTCCGCGAGGGCGTGATGCGCAAGGAAGAGCTCAAGGAGCCGAAGCATCCGGAGGTGAAACGGGTGGACGTGGCGAAGTTCGTGAAGGAGAGCGACCTCGTCGTGAAAATAATCGACCGGCATATCGAGGAGCGGGGCATCGACATCAAGAACGCCCCGGTTATCGTGGCCGGCGGTTACGGCATGGGGTCGAAGGAGAATTTCGCCATGCTGCATGAACTGGCCGACCTGCTCGGCGGCGAGGTGGGCGCGTCGCGTGCCGCCGTGGATGCGGGATTTACCGACCATGCCCGTCAGGTGGGGCAGACCGGCGTGACGGTTCGGCCGAAACTCTACATCGCCTGCGGCATCTCCGGTCAGATACAGCATACGGCGGGAATGGACCAGGCCTCCATCGTGATAGCCATCAATACCGACCCGGAGGCGCCCATCAACAAATTCGCCGATTATGTGATTACCGGCAGTGCCCTGGAGGTCGTGCCCAAAATGATAAAGTTCTATAAACAAAACTCCAAATAG